In Campylobacter vicugnae, a genomic segment contains:
- a CDS encoding sodium-dependent transporter, with amino-acid sequence MVEKFSKIGFILAMAGSAVGLGNAWKFPTMVGNNGGSAFILLYIILTLGVAIVVFLAELAIGRLGGTDIVNSLKNLAPKNKRAWGFAGFFMLTAILIASFYMIVIGWILKYIFLSFGTLPSTAQEAGAMFGGLVEGDFLSVFICFSIVFLTVFYVVSKGIKSGIERLNIWMMPSLFVLLIGLLLYAIFASGNFTQALSFIFIPDFSKLLNAELILQALGLAFFSMSMGVGTVATYAASLPDGTNLVKSTFSIVFINILIGIMMGLVVFSFIPIIDGQPASEGAGLIFVSLTSLFAQMGIIGNILAIAFFISLLFAGITSAVSMIEPFALYLIHKFQLSRNSAIMIIGVFVYILGTLCILSYYGVTSSYFSIPATALGNEKPIAFFDVLDLLTSNILMPLGALTFSIFVGYILKKEGLFTLFSGFMSRLWFEIWYFALRYVAPLAILSIGAYQIISKI; translated from the coding sequence ATGGTAGAAAAATTTTCAAAAATTGGATTTATTCTAGCAATGGCTGGAAGTGCTGTAGGTCTAGGAAATGCATGGAAATTTCCTACAATGGTCGGCAATAACGGCGGTTCAGCCTTTATCTTATTATATATTATACTTACTCTTGGAGTAGCCATAGTGGTGTTTTTAGCAGAGCTTGCAATTGGTAGACTTGGCGGAACCGACATTGTAAATTCACTCAAAAATCTAGCACCAAAAAATAAACGCGCTTGGGGATTTGCTGGATTTTTTATGCTTACAGCAATTTTAATAGCCTCATTTTATATGATTGTCATTGGTTGGATTTTAAAATATATATTCTTATCATTTGGCACCCTGCCAAGCACAGCACAAGAAGCTGGAGCTATGTTTGGCGGTCTTGTTGAAGGGGATTTTTTAAGCGTATTTATCTGCTTTAGTATAGTCTTTTTAACTGTGTTTTATGTAGTTTCTAAAGGGATTAAAAGTGGAATCGAAAGACTAAATATATGGATGATGCCATCGCTATTTGTTCTTCTTATAGGGCTTTTATTATATGCAATATTTGCTAGTGGTAATTTTACTCAAGCTTTAAGCTTTATATTTATCCCTGATTTTAGCAAACTTTTAAATGCTGAATTAATTTTGCAAGCTTTAGGACTAGCATTCTTTTCTATGTCAATGGGTGTTGGTACAGTAGCTACTTATGCAGCCAGCCTTCCAGATGGAACAAATTTAGTCAAATCAACCTTTTCAATAGTATTTATCAATATATTAATCGGTATTATGATGGGTCTTGTAGTATTTTCATTTATACCAATTATAGATGGACAACCAGCTAGCGAAGGTGCTGGACTTATCTTTGTATCGCTTACATCTTTATTTGCTCAAATGGGAATTATAGGAAATATTCTTGCAATTGCATTTTTTATATCATTGCTTTTTGCTGGTATTACATCAGCTGTATCTATGATTGAGCCATTTGCTCTATATCTTATACATAAATTTCAACTTAGCAGAAATAGCGCTATAATGATAATTGGGGTATTTGTATATATTTTAGGAACTCTTTGTATTCTTTCATATTATGGAGTTACAAGTAGCTATTTCTCTATCCCAGCTACGGCTTTGGGTAATGAAAAACCAATAGCATTTTTTGATGTTTTAGATCTTCTTACATCAAATATTTTAATGCCTCTTGGTGCTTTAACATTTAGTATTTTTGTTGGTTATATTCTTAAAAAGGAGGGATTATTTACTCTATTTTCAGGCTTTATGTCTAGATTATGGTTTGAAATTTGGTATTTTGCACTCCGTTATGTTGCCCCGCTTGCAATTTTGTCTATTGGGGCTTATCAAATTATAAGTAAAATTTAA
- a CDS encoding biotin/lipoyl-containing protein encodes MAKKFIDIMDTTFRDGFQSVFGARVLMNDFLPAVSAAKEAGINHFEFGGGARFQSLYFYLNEDAFTMMDKFREAAGKDANLQTLSRGVNTVTLDTGSRELVDMHAKLFAKHGTTTIRNFDALNDVKNLEYSAQRIKHHGLKHEVVVTMMDLPPNCVGAHDAEFYEKCLREILDSGIEFDSVCFKDASGTSSPEKVYQTIKMARRLLGDNVHLRLHTHETAGVSIACYLAALEAGADGIDLAASPVSGGTSQPDILTMLHAVKGKNYDLGGLEVDKILKYEDVLHDCLKDYFMPPEATQVSPLIPFSPMPGGALTANTQMMRDNNILDKFPAVIKAMREVVEKGGYGTSVTPVSQFYFQQAFNNVMFGPWKKIAEGYGKMVLGYFGKTPVAPSADIVELAAKQLNLEPTTAPAIDIADKDETKSIAYTKALLEKEEIEATEENIFIAAACKEKGIAYLKGEGKVMVRKNSDTIKPATKSSSNQFSVTVNGHNYNVEVADGFDNFKVKSITPAKPSQSTETKEEVKAVSSTGASNEITATMSAGVFKILINIGDSVKAGQTVVILEAMKMEIPIEAGCDGEVEEILISQGQTVEDGQLLVKLK; translated from the coding sequence ATGGCAAAGAAATTTATAGATATAATGGATACCACTTTTAGAGACGGTTTCCAGTCTGTATTTGGTGCAAGAGTATTAATGAATGATTTTTTACCTGCTGTCAGTGCAGCTAAAGAAGCTGGAATTAATCACTTTGAATTTGGCGGTGGTGCTAGATTTCAAAGCCTATACTTCTACTTAAACGAAGATGCATTTACAATGATGGATAAATTCAGAGAAGCTGCTGGTAAAGATGCAAACTTACAAACTCTATCTCGCGGTGTAAATACTGTAACTTTAGATACTGGTAGTAGAGAATTAGTAGATATGCACGCAAAATTATTTGCAAAACATGGAACTACAACAATCCGCAACTTTGATGCTTTAAATGATGTTAAAAATTTAGAATATAGCGCCCAAAGAATCAAACATCACGGATTAAAACATGAAGTAGTAGTAACTATGATGGATCTACCGCCAAACTGCGTTGGCGCTCACGATGCTGAATTTTATGAAAAATGTTTAAGAGAAATTCTAGATAGTGGAATTGAATTTGATAGCGTTTGTTTTAAAGATGCAAGCGGTACAAGTAGCCCAGAAAAAGTCTATCAAACAATCAAAATGGCAAGACGCCTACTAGGTGATAATGTGCATCTAAGACTGCATACTCACGAAACAGCAGGCGTTAGTATAGCTTGTTATCTAGCGGCTCTTGAGGCTGGTGCAGATGGTATAGATCTAGCTGCTAGTCCAGTAAGTGGCGGAACTAGCCAGCCAGATATTCTTACAATGCTTCACGCTGTAAAAGGTAAAAATTATGATCTAGGTGGATTAGAAGTTGATAAAATTTTAAAATATGAAGATGTATTGCACGATTGCTTAAAAGACTATTTTATGCCACCTGAAGCTACTCAAGTAAGCCCACTAATTCCATTTTCACCAATGCCAGGTGGTGCATTAACAGCCAATACACAAATGATGAGAGATAATAATATCTTAGATAAATTCCCAGCTGTTATCAAAGCTATGAGAGAAGTAGTAGAAAAAGGTGGATATGGAACAAGCGTAACCCCAGTTAGTCAATTCTACTTCCAACAAGCATTTAATAATGTAATGTTTGGCCCATGGAAAAAGATAGCTGAAGGCTATGGTAAAATGGTTTTAGGCTATTTTGGCAAAACTCCTGTAGCTCCAAGCGCTGATATTGTAGAACTTGCTGCTAAACAGCTAAATTTAGAACCTACTACTGCACCAGCTATCGATATAGCTGATAAAGATGAAACAAAATCAATTGCCTACACAAAAGCACTGCTAGAAAAAGAAGAAATTGAAGCAACAGAAGAAAATATATTTATTGCAGCAGCTTGTAAAGAAAAAGGTATCGCATATCTAAAAGGTGAAGGTAAAGTTATGGTTCGCAAAAATAGCGATACTATAAAACCAGCTACAAAATCTAGCTCAAACCAATTTAGCGTTACAGTAAATGGCCATAATTATAATGTTGAAGTTGCAGATGGATTTGATAATTTCAAAGTAAAATCAATCACTCCAGCAAAACCTAGCCAATCTACAGAGACAAAAGAGGAAGTTAAAGCAGTAAGCTCTACTGGAGCATCAAATGAAATTACAGCTACAATGTCTGCTGGAGTATTTAAAATTTTAATAAATATTGGCGATAGTGTAAAAGCTGGTCAAACTGTAGTAATTCTTGAAGCTATGAAAATGGAGATTCCAATCGAGGCTGGATGCGATGGAGAAGTAGAAGAAATTTTAATCTCTCAAGGCCAAACAGTAGAAGATGGACAACTTCTAGTTAAGCTAAAATAA
- the pckA gene encoding phosphoenolpyruvate carboxykinase (ATP), with protein sequence MKDLDKLGLSDIKEIYHNLSYDELFAHEKANNEGYVTNNGTFSVDTGIFTGRSPKDKYFVNQDPSNKYLAWGKVNQPMTKETFDKLLAKAKSQLSGKNIYIQDAYCGSSLASRKSVRFVTEVAWQAHFVKNMFIRPTQSELADFTPDFVVYNACKCVNDEYKKDGLNSEVFVIFNIEENIAVIGGTWYGGEMKKGIFSMMNYWLPLENKLSMHCSANVGKDGDTALFFGLSGTGKTTLSTDPNRALIGDDEHGWDDEGVFNFEGGCYAKCINLDPKSEPEIYAAIKRNALLENVCIDQNGIVDYSDDSKTENTRVSYPIEHIPNHEPSLKAGHPRNIIFLTADAFGVLPPVSKLTKEQAMYYFLSGYTAKVAGTERGITEPQATFSACFGEPFMPLHPTVYARLLGEKIDKHEVNVYLVNTGWSGGAYGVGKRMSIKATRACINAILDGSIQKCEFENFEKFNLAIPKSLDGVETNLLNPINTWADKNEYIAARDNLANMFINNFKRYEDVAEGIQFAKAGPIS encoded by the coding sequence ATAAAGGATTTAGATAAGCTAGGCTTAAGTGATATCAAAGAGATTTATCATAATCTAAGCTATGATGAGCTTTTTGCTCATGAGAAAGCAAATAATGAAGGTTATGTCACAAACAATGGAACCTTTAGTGTAGATACTGGAATTTTCACAGGTCGCAGTCCTAAAGATAAGTATTTTGTAAATCAAGATCCAAGTAATAAATATCTAGCTTGGGGTAAAGTCAATCAACCTATGACAAAAGAGACATTTGATAAACTCCTTGCTAAAGCAAAATCTCAACTAAGTGGTAAAAATATCTATATCCAAGATGCATATTGTGGCTCCAGCCTAGCAAGTCGCAAAAGCGTAAGATTTGTTACAGAAGTAGCGTGGCAAGCACACTTTGTAAAAAATATGTTTATCCGTCCAACTCAATCTGAACTAGCTGATTTTACTCCTGATTTTGTAGTATATAATGCTTGTAAATGCGTAAATGATGAGTATAAAAAAGATGGATTAAACTCAGAAGTATTCGTAATATTTAATATAGAAGAGAATATCGCAGTAATAGGTGGCACATGGTATGGTGGCGAGATGAAAAAGGGAATATTTTCTATGATGAACTACTGGCTACCACTAGAAAATAAACTATCTATGCACTGTAGTGCAAATGTAGGAAAAGATGGTGATACAGCCCTATTTTTTGGACTAAGTGGAACAGGTAAAACAACTCTATCAACTGATCCAAATAGAGCTTTAATCGGTGATGATGAGCATGGATGGGATGATGAAGGAGTATTTAACTTTGAAGGTGGATGCTATGCAAAATGTATCAACCTAGATCCTAAAAGCGAACCTGAAATTTATGCTGCTATCAAACGCAATGCACTATTAGAAAATGTCTGTATTGATCAAAATGGCATAGTAGATTATAGTGATGATTCAAAAACAGAAAATACTCGTGTAAGCTATCCAATAGAACATATTCCAAATCATGAACCAAGCCTAAAAGCTGGACACCCAAGAAATATTATATTCCTTACAGCTGATGCGTTTGGCGTACTTCCTCCAGTATCAAAACTTACAAAAGAACAAGCTATGTATTACTTCTTAAGTGGCTATACAGCAAAAGTTGCTGGTACTGAACGCGGTATTACAGAGCCTCAAGCTACATTTTCAGCATGCTTTGGAGAACCATTTATGCCGCTTCATCCAACAGTATATGCAAGACTATTAGGCGAAAAAATAGATAAACATGAAGTAAATGTATATCTAGTAAATACTGGCTGGAGCGGCGGTGCTTATGGCGTCGGTAAAAGAATGAGTATAAAAGCTACTAGAGCTTGTATAAATGCTATTTTAGATGGTAGTATTCAAAAATGTGAATTTGAAAATTTTGAAAAGTTCAATCTAGCTATACCAAAATCTCTTGATGGTGTTGAAACAAATTTATTAAATCCTATTAATACATGGGCTGATAAAAATGAATATATCGCTGCAAGAGACAACCTAGCTAATATGTTTATTAACAACTTCAAACGCTATGAAGATGTAGCTGAGGGAATACAATTTGCCAAAGCTGGTCCAATAAGCTAA
- the argH gene encoding argininosuccinate lyase, with the protein MQKMWQGRFSEASSELLEAFNASIEFDKKLYAQDIAGSKAHAKMLGKCKIIEDEAVNKILEGLDQVKSEIENGEFKFNIADEDIHMAVEKRLSQIIGAEFGGKLHTARSRNDQVALDFRLFVLEANLDLAKLLLNLIKTLSTIAKKHKSTLMPGFTHLQHAQPVSLAYHLLAYAFMFSRDYDRLMSSYKRNNLSPLGSCAMAGTPHPIDRQMVAKELGFSGITPNAMDSVSDRDFALELLFNLSVVFTHTSRLCEELILWSSSEFGYITISDKFSTGSSIMPQKKNPDVAELIRGKTGRIYGNLISLLTTMKSLPLAYNKDMQEDKECVFDSVKNAKNSLIILNAMIEEITFNKENMLKTCKTGHLSATDLADYLVKQKQIPFRQAHFITGKCVALAESLGKDLSELNLEELQSVEPIIDFDALGLLKLESSKEARKSLGGTSDYSVDIQLNLISDFLNSNDK; encoded by the coding sequence ATGCAAAAAATGTGGCAAGGCAGATTTAGTGAAGCTAGTAGTGAGCTTTTAGAAGCTTTTAACGCCTCAATTGAATTTGACAAAAAGCTATATGCTCAAGATATTGCTGGTTCAAAAGCTCACGCAAAGATGTTAGGTAAATGTAAAATTATTGAAGATGAAGCTGTAAATAAGATTTTAGAAGGATTAGATCAAGTTAAATCTGAGATTGAAAATGGAGAATTTAAATTCAACATAGCCGATGAAGATATACATATGGCAGTCGAAAAGAGACTTAGTCAGATCATTGGAGCTGAATTTGGTGGAAAATTACACACAGCAAGAAGTAGAAATGATCAAGTAGCCCTTGATTTTAGGCTATTTGTTTTAGAGGCAAATTTAGATCTAGCTAAACTACTTTTAAATCTTATTAAAACACTTAGCACGATCGCCAAAAAGCATAAATCTACTCTAATGCCAGGTTTTACTCATCTTCAACACGCACAACCTGTTAGCCTTGCATACCATTTATTAGCTTATGCTTTTATGTTTAGTAGAGATTATGATAGATTAATGAGTAGCTACAAACGCAATAATTTAAGTCCGCTAGGTTCATGTGCTATGGCTGGAACCCCACATCCTATCGATCGCCAAATGGTAGCAAAAGAGCTTGGATTTAGCGGTATTACACCAAATGCTATGGATAGCGTAAGCGATAGAGATTTTGCTCTTGAACTTTTATTTAATCTTAGCGTGGTATTTACCCATACTTCTAGACTTTGTGAAGAATTAATATTATGGAGTAGTAGTGAGTTTGGCTACATTACAATCAGCGATAAATTTAGCACTGGATCAAGCATAATGCCACAGAAAAAAAACCCAGATGTAGCTGAGTTAATCAGAGGTAAAACTGGTAGAATCTATGGCAATTTAATCTCACTATTAACTACGATGAAATCTCTACCACTAGCATATAATAAAGATATGCAAGAGGATAAAGAGTGTGTATTTGATAGCGTTAAAAATGCAAAGAATTCTTTGATTATCCTAAATGCAATGATTGAAGAAATTACATTTAATAAAGAAAATATGCTAAAAACATGTAAAACAGGGCATTTAAGTGCTACAGATTTAGCTGATTATCTAGTCAAACAAAAGCAAATTCCATTTCGCCAAGCACATTTTATAACTGGCAAATGCGTAGCACTAGCTGAGAGTTTAGGTAAAGATTTAAGTGAATTAAATTTAGAAGAATTACAAAGCGTAGAGCCTATCATTGATTTTGATGCCTTGGGGCTACTAAAGCTAGAAAGTTCTAAAGAAGCTAGAAAAAGTCTAGGCGGCACAAGTGACTATAGCGTAGATATTCAACTTAATTTAATTAGTGATTTTTTAAATTCAAACGATAAATAA
- a CDS encoding transcriptional regulator, with amino-acid sequence MAKKSKRDMAYELDIDVSTLYNWRKYKPNLYRIVMLGFKFDELLEKNRKNYEELLELNQMIQDEIDKFK; translated from the coding sequence ATGGCAAAAAAGAGCAAACGCGATATGGCATATGAGTTAGATATTGATGTTAGCACTTTGTATAATTGGAGAAAGTATAAACCAAATTTATATCGCATTGTTATGCTTGGGTTTAAATTTGATGAACTTTTAGAGAAAAATAGAAAAAATTATGAAGAGTTGCTTGAACTAAACCAGATGATACAAGACGAGATTGATAAATTTAAATAG
- a CDS encoding ComEA family DNA-binding protein, protein MKVLAIVALSASMMWAAVNINTASKSELMELPGIGDKKADAIIEYRTKSKFKTIDEIKSVSGIGDKIYEDIKVDLIVNGITDTKNLKSVNKNKKKQTKKENKDNNSTK, encoded by the coding sequence ATGAAAGTATTAGCTATAGTTGCACTTAGTGCTAGTATGATGTGGGCTGCTGTAAATATCAATACAGCTAGCAAAAGCGAATTGATGGAGCTTCCAGGTATAGGAGATAAAAAGGCCGATGCTATTATCGAGTATAGAACTAAAAGTAAATTTAAAACCATAGATGAGATTAAAAGTGTCTCTGGAATTGGTGATAAAATATATGAAGATATTAAGGTTGATTTAATAGTAAATGGTATAACCGATACAAAAAATTTAAAAAGTGTAAATAAAAATAAGAAAAAACAGACTAAAAAAGAGAATAAAGATAATAATTCTACAAAATAA
- the prpB gene encoding methylisocitrate lyase, whose amino-acid sequence MSIKSPGKSFREAVNSNNPLTVLGVINAYSALQATKLGAKAIYLSGSGVASASYGLPDLGIVGLEDVLIDVRRITSRVDTPLLVDVDTGFGGAFNIARTIKELIKAEAAACHIEDQVAQKRCGHRPNKELVSITEMTDRLKAALDARTDENFVIMARTDAHAMEGQEKALERALAYEATGADMIFAEAVHTLQEYQEYTKALKVPVLANITEFGKTPYFTQSELASVGIKLVLYPLSANRAMNKAAVEVFNSIIKNGHQKDVLDIMQTREELYQMLDYYEFENKLDQLFAKDKK is encoded by the coding sequence ATGAGTATAAAAAGTCCAGGTAAAAGCTTTAGAGAAGCTGTAAATTCAAATAATCCGCTTACTGTCTTAGGCGTAATAAACGCCTATAGCGCACTACAAGCTACAAAATTAGGTGCAAAAGCTATATATCTCTCAGGTAGCGGCGTAGCAAGTGCTAGCTATGGTCTTCCTGATCTTGGGATAGTTGGATTAGAAGATGTTTTAATAGATGTTAGACGCATCACATCAAGAGTTGATACGCCACTTTTAGTTGATGTTGATACTGGCTTTGGCGGTGCTTTTAATATTGCTAGAACTATTAAAGAGCTAATCAAAGCTGAAGCAGCAGCTTGCCATATAGAAGATCAAGTAGCTCAAAAACGCTGCGGACACAGACCAAATAAAGAGCTTGTAAGTATAACTGAGATGACTGATAGATTAAAAGCTGCATTAGATGCTAGAACTGATGAGAACTTTGTAATTATGGCAAGAACTGATGCACACGCTATGGAAGGACAAGAAAAAGCCCTTGAGCGTGCTTTGGCTTATGAGGCAACTGGTGCTGATATGATCTTTGCTGAGGCAGTGCATACATTACAAGAGTATCAAGAGTATACAAAAGCTCTTAAAGTGCCAGTATTAGCAAATATAACTGAATTTGGCAAAACTCCATACTTTACTCAAAGTGAGTTAGCAAGTGTAGGTATTAAACTAGTGCTTTATCCACTCTCAGCTAATAGAGCGATGAATAAAGCAGCAGTTGAAGTATTTAATAGCATTATTAAAAATGGCCATCAAAAAGATGTCTTAGATATCATGCAAACACGCGAAGAGTTATATCAAATGCTAGATTATTACGAATTTGAAAACAAACTAGACCAACTATTTGCAAAGGATAAAAAATGA
- a CDS encoding citrate/2-methylcitrate synthase, protein MSISEATKKQGGLAGVVAGESAICTCGTGNGLNYYGYAIEDLAEHCEFEEVAYLLQYAKLPNANELKEYKSKIIASRPLSVELKAMLKLIPKGVHPMNVCQSAVALLGTLEAEKDDFSDQDEKIIRLLGVLPSVICFWHNYINGGKEIDFESKEDTIAGYFLEKLHQKTPPAEFVKAMHCSLILYAEHEFNASTFTARICASTKSDIFSAVAGAIGALRGPLHGGANEAAFGLISSFDNVEDAIAGVNDKLANKELLMGFGHRVYGLGGDPRNAVIKKWSKALSNDHKLFAISEAIENVMKEKRPSLPPNADFYSASAYHFMGIPTEYFTPIFIMSRVSGWCAHIKEQRANNKLIRPSSNYIGPEPMKFIQIHQR, encoded by the coding sequence ATGAGTATAAGCGAAGCAACAAAAAAACAAGGCGGACTAGCCGGAGTTGTAGCCGGTGAGAGTGCAATATGTACTTGTGGGACTGGCAATGGGTTGAATTATTATGGTTATGCTATTGAGGATTTAGCAGAGCATTGTGAATTTGAAGAGGTTGCATATTTATTACAATATGCTAAACTTCCAAACGCAAATGAACTAAAAGAGTATAAAAGCAAAATTATAGCATCTCGCCCTCTTAGCGTTGAACTTAAAGCTATGCTAAAGCTAATTCCAAAAGGCGTTCATCCAATGAATGTCTGCCAAAGTGCGGTTGCTCTTCTTGGTACTTTAGAAGCTGAAAAAGATGATTTTAGCGATCAAGATGAGAAAATTATAAGACTTCTTGGAGTTCTTCCTAGTGTAATTTGCTTTTGGCATAACTATATAAATGGTGGCAAAGAGATTGATTTTGAAAGCAAAGAAGATACAATAGCTGGATATTTCTTAGAAAAATTACACCAAAAAACGCCACCGGCTGAATTTGTAAAAGCTATGCACTGCTCACTAATTTTATATGCTGAGCATGAATTTAACGCTTCTACATTTACAGCTAGGATTTGTGCCTCTACAAAAAGCGATATTTTTTCGGCCGTTGCTGGAGCTATAGGCGCTCTTCGTGGGCCACTTCATGGTGGGGCTAATGAAGCTGCATTTGGGTTAATTTCTAGCTTTGATAATGTAGAAGATGCTATAGCTGGAGTAAATGATAAACTAGCAAATAAAGAGCTTTTAATGGGATTTGGACATAGAGTTTATGGACTTGGAGGAGATCCTAGAAATGCAGTTATTAAAAAATGGTCAAAAGCGCTAAGCAACGATCATAAACTATTTGCAATTAGTGAGGCAATTGAGAATGTAATGAAAGAAAAACGCCCTAGCCTACCGCCAAATGCGGACTTTTATAGTGCTTCAGCGTATCATTTTATGGGAATTCCAACTGAATACTTTACTCCGATATTTATTATGAGTAGAGTAAGTGGTTGGTGCGCTCACATCAAAGAACAAAGAGCAAATAATAAATTAATCCGCCCAAGTAGCAACTACATCGGGCCAGAACCAATGAAATTTATACAAATACACCAAAGATAA
- the prpD gene encoding 2-methylcitrate dehydratase — protein MSNMGILEAKRPEFDELLSKIAKYADDFEINSELAYETAKYTMIDALGCGILALKYPACTKLLGPSVEGAEFRPLGSKIPGTSYQLEPIRAAFNVGAMVRWLDYNDTWLAAEWGHPSDNLGAIWAVADYVSRKNLSQGKAPLKVKTVLEAMIKAHEIQGVLALENCFNKVGLDHVLLVRIASTAVAAKLLGCNYDEIRNAVSNAFIDGGALRTYRHAPNTGSRKSWAAGDASSRGVDLALKAKSGEMGYPSALSAKFWGFEDVKMKGQKLVIPQEFGSYVMENVLFKISFPAEFHAQTAVECAMALHNEVKDRLDDIEKIVITTQESGHRIINKTGELANPADRDHCIQYMVAVPLIFGRLVADDYEDSVASDPRIDALRDKMEVIVDPRYTKEYLDSDKRSIANAVEIYYKDGTKSQKVEVEYPIGHRRRRDEGIPLLKAKFKANLATRFSPKTCKIIEDLVNDQKALESYNFNEFSDLFWLG, from the coding sequence ATGAGTAATATGGGAATACTAGAGGCTAAACGCCCTGAATTTGATGAGTTGCTAAGCAAGATTGCAAAATATGCTGATGATTTTGAAATTAATAGCGAGCTAGCATATGAAACTGCTAAATATACTATGATTGATGCGCTTGGTTGTGGAATTTTAGCACTTAAATATCCAGCTTGTACTAAACTTTTAGGCCCTAGCGTTGAGGGTGCTGAATTTCGCCCACTAGGAAGTAAAATTCCTGGTACTTCATATCAGCTTGAACCTATCCGTGCAGCCTTTAATGTGGGCGCAATGGTTAGATGGCTAGACTATAATGATACCTGGCTAGCAGCTGAGTGGGGACACCCAAGCGATAATCTAGGTGCTATTTGGGCGGTAGCTGATTATGTAAGTCGTAAAAATTTATCACAAGGTAAAGCTCCACTAAAAGTTAAAACTGTTTTAGAAGCTATGATTAAAGCACACGAAATTCAAGGCGTTCTAGCACTTGAGAACTGCTTTAATAAAGTTGGCTTAGATCATGTTTTATTAGTTCGTATCGCTTCAACTGCAGTTGCTGCTAAGCTTCTTGGTTGCAATTATGATGAAATTCGCAATGCAGTATCAAATGCATTCATCGATGGTGGCGCACTAAGAACATATCGCCACGCACCAAATACAGGTAGCCGCAAAAGCTGGGCAGCAGGCGATGCATCTAGTCGTGGAGTTGATCTAGCACTTAAAGCAAAAAGTGGCGAAATGGGTTATCCATCAGCTCTAAGTGCGAAATTTTGGGGATTTGAAGATGTTAAAATGAAAGGCCAAAAACTAGTAATACCACAAGAATTTGGCTCATATGTAATGGAAAATGTATTATTTAAAATCAGCTTCCCAGCTGAATTCCACGCTCAAACTGCTGTTGAATGCGCTATGGCACTTCATAACGAAGTAAAAGATCGCCTAGATGATATCGAAAAAATCGTTATCACTACTCAAGAATCAGGCCATAGAATTATCAATAAAACTGGCGAGCTAGCAAACCCAGCAGATCGTGATCACTGCATTCAATATATGGTAGCTGTACCTTTAATTTTTGGCAGACTTGTAGCTGATGATTATGAAGATAGCGTAGCAAGCGACCCTCGCATAGATGCTCTAAGAGATAAAATGGAGGTTATAGTAGATCCAAGATATACAAAAGAGTATCTAGATAGCGATAAAAGAAGCATTGCTAACGCTGTTGAAATCTACTACAAAGATGGAACAAAATCTCAAAAAGTAGAAGTAGAATATCCAATAGGCCATAGAAGAAGAAGAGATGAAGGTATTCCACTATTAAAAGCTAAATTTAAAGCGAATCTAGCTACAAGATTTAGCCCAAAAACTTGCAAAATTATAGAAGATCTAGTCAATGATCAAAAAGCTTTAGAAAGTTATAACTTTAATGAATTTAGCGATCTATTCTGGCTAGGATAA